From the Ammoniphilus sp. CFH 90114 genome, the window GTCACTTTTACAGTATAGTGGTATATTTTATAGATATATATGTTGAAATGAAATGGCGTTTTTATGCGCCTTTTTTTCGTAAATACGGGCCGAGGAGGGGATAGGGAAGTGTACCTACATGGAACTAGCAAAATAAATGAACAAGGCCATCTTGAAATAGGTGGTTGTGATACAGTAGAGCTTGCAAATAAGTTCGGTACTCCCTTATTTGTATATGATGAAGTACTAATCCGCCAAAAGTGTAGAGATTTTATGCATGCGTTCAAGGATACAGGCCTTTCGTTCCAAGTGGCTTACGCAAGCAAAGCGTTTATGTCCATGGCCATGTGCCGTTTGGTAGCAGAAGAGGGTCTTTCTCTTGATGTAGTATCCGGAGGAGAGTTATACACGGCTTTGAAGGCTGACTTCCCTGCTGACCGTATTCACTTTCATGGAAACAACAAAACACCCGATGAGATTGAAATGGCACTTGATGCAGAAATTGGCTGTTTTGTTGTAGATAATTTCTATGAGCTCGAACTTCTTCATGCCCTGGCGAAAGACCGAAAGAAAAAAGTAAATATTCTTTTGCGATTGACTCCTGGGGTATCGGCGCATACCCATGAATATATATCTACAGGACAAGATGATTCTAAGTTTGGTTTCAGTGTGACTAAAGGGCAAGCGTTGGAAGGCATGAAGCAGGCACTAACTATGGAATACTTCAATGTCCTTGGAATTCATTCTCATATTGGTTCGCAAATTTTTGAAACCAATGGGTTTGTCGCGGCTGTTGCCAAGTTGTCTGAGTTTCTATTTGACTTAAGACAGCAGACCGGTTACGAATTGAAGGTACTTAACCTTGGTGGAGGATTTGGTATTCGTTATACGAATGAAGACACTCCTCTGAAGGCTGGAGAATATATACAATCGATTACTAATGAGGTACGCAAGCAATTCCAAGAAGCCCATTATACACTCCCAGAGATCTGGATTGAACCAGGTCGCAGTATTGTGGGTGATGCAGGAACTACGCTGTATAAGACAGGGTCCGTTAAGACGATTCCTGGAATTCGCAAGTATATCTCTGTGGACGGAGGAATGACCGATAATATCCGCCCAGCCTTGTATCAATCACGCTATGAGGCCATGCTGGCTAACCGTGCGGGAGAAGCAGCAGACGACTTGGTTTCTGTCGCAGGCAAGTGCTGTGAATCAGGAGATATGTTGATCTGGGATATCAACCTTCCGACGGTGAACTCCGGGGATATTCTAGCTGTATCTTGTACGGGAGCCTATGGCTATGCCATGGCAAATAATTATAATCGGATTACTCGTCCTGCTGTTGTCTTTGTAAAAGACGGCAATGCTGAGATTGTTGTTGAACGCGAAACTTACGATGACATCGTGAAGAAGGATCGAATTCCAGCCAGTATGATGATCACGAAGTAAGCCCGAAGGACCGGTACACGCTGTACCGGTTTTCTTTTTTAGTTGGATTATCGTATAATCAAGTAGTATGTCTACATAATGGTAAAGGAGTGCTGTTACATATGAGTAAATATGCAGTGATTGATTTGGAAAAAGGTGGACAAGTTAAGGTTGAACTATTTGAGAATGAAGCACCTGGAACAGTAGAGAACTTCGAGAAACTTATTAAAGAAGGATTCTATAACGGACTAAACTTCCACCGTGTCATTCCTGGATTCGTAGCTCAAGGCGGATGCCCTCATGGTACGGGTACAGGTGGCCCTGGGTATACGATTAAATGCGAAACACAAGGTAATCCTCATAAGCATGAGCGTGGTTCTCTATCTATGGCGCATGCTGGAAAAAATACGGGTGGTTCCCAATTCTTTATCGTATATGAGCCGCAACCACACTTGAATGGCGTACATACCGTCTTCGGAAAAGTAGTTGAGGGAATGGAGTACGTAGACGATATTAAGCAAGGCGATAAAATGAAAGAAGTAACCATTGTAGAAGCTTAAGATTCTTTAGAGCTCACGACGTGATTGTTCGTGGGCTCTTTATTATAGTAACCAGCTATTTTAATCTATTCTAAACGACAAAATTTGTTGTATAATAGTCATCAGCCCAAAAGAAGCAGGCGAGGATGACGACGATGGCTTATGAAGTAAAGCTGAATACATTCGAAGGACCTCTAGATCTTCTCCTTCACTTAATTGATAAAGCCGAAGTAGATATCTATGATATTCCGATTACGCTTATAACGGAACAATATATGAATTACCTCTATATCATGCAGGAATTTCAGCTAGACATAGCCAGCGAGTTCTTGGTTATGGCTGCCACCTTGTTGGAAATCAAGAGCAAGCTGCTTCTTCCAAGAAAGGAAGAGCCTGCCTTTCAGCCGATGTTAGATTTAGAAGAAGAATATGACCCAAGAATGGAACTTGTTGAACGATTACTAGAGTACAAGAAATTTAAGTCTCTAGCAGATGAACTTAAGCACCGGGAGATTGGCAGAAGTAAAATCTTTACTCGCACTCCTGAGGACTTAACAGCCTACATGTCTATTGTAGAAGAGAATCCTGTAGCCGATGTAACATTGTATGATCTCATGGATGCTTTATCAAAAGTCTTTACGAAGTCAGGAAACTCTGAATCTAAACCTATGTCAAGGGTTCACCGCGATGAGGTGTCTGTAAAAGATAGAATGAGAGAAGTTCGTGATCTACTGTCTATGAAAGGCACGATCCCGTTTTCTAAACTATTTGCTGAATCTCCTATCAAGGCTGAGATTGTCACGACCTTTATGGCCATCTTAGAGATGATGAGAAAGCATGAAATTGTATGCGAACAAAACGCTCTCTTCGATGACATACTGATTTCTCTAAGCAAGGGAGGAGCCCACCGTGGATAGGTTGAATGAAAGTAAAGCAGTGATGGAGGGTTTGCTCTTTGTATCTGGGGATGAAGGAATAGATGCGAAAACGATAGCGGAGATTCTAGAAGTAGAGGAAGCTAGTGTGTTGGACATGCTCCATGAGATGCAAAAGGAGTTTAAAGAATCCGGCCGCGGCTTACAAATTATTGAGATTGCGGGTGCCTTCCAATTAACCACCCTACCTGAGCATGCCGTCTATTTCGAGAGATTAGCTAGTTCCCCAACTCATGCTACTCTGTCTCAAGCTGCTTTAGAAACCTTAGCGATTATTGCGTATAAACAGCCTATTACCCGTGCCGAGATTGAGGATATTCGTGGAGTCAAGTGTGAGAAGGCGATTAATACATTAATGAGCAAGAAGCTGATTCAAGAAAGGGGAAGGGCAGAGACAGCAGGACGTCCTATCCTTTATGGTACAACGAAGGAGTTCATGGACTACTTTGGACTTAAATCTATAAACGACTTGCCACCCATGCCATCCATTGCGGTGGACGAAGAAGTAGAACAAGAGGTAGATCTGATTTTCCAAAAATTAAAGGAAAAAGCGTAGAGAAATCTTTTGCAGTGCAAAATTTGTTTCTGGTATAATATGTTCTTAGTTAACGTGGAGGAGTGTCAAATATGATTCAAAATCTATATGATCAGATGTTAAATTACTTAAAGATGGAAGAAGAAATTGAGTTCAAAGAGTTTGATAGCTATTATAAGGAAGTTCTGTCTCTTCTTGAAAAGGAATATCAACAATATGATCAAGAGCAAGCTCTTTGGGCCCTCTTTATCATGGATAACATCAAAACCAACAGTGATTCTCGTGCACAGCGCAAATTCGCTGAAGCCAAAAAGTACAAGAAAATCTCTCAGCGTGCACAAATCTGGGTAGAAGCTCTTTTCATTCACTTAGTGAAGAGTGGAATGACCGATAAGGAAATCCACGACAAGATTGAAGCGATGTACGAGGCTGCTTAATAGCTTTTTATAAAAAATAACCGGACGTAAGAGTCCGGTTATTTTTTTTGTTTTTGTCTGTTTTCTTCATCCTCATCCAATGTGACATATCAAAATGGGATAAGCATATACTTGTACAAACTGCTTGATGTAAGGAGGATAAAATGTATCGGGGGAAAAAACGAACAGCGCAATTGATTTTATTTGCATATATTCTATCTTTATTTGCAATCCCTGTTGCGGAGGCAGCACCTTCGGTCTCTGCCCAAGCTGCTGCTGTTATTGATGTGGAGTCAGGGAGGATTTTATACGAGAAGCAAGGTCAGGAAAAAATGCGAGTAGCAAGTCTCACTAAGATCATGACCGCCATTGTAGCCATTGAAGAAGGAAAATTAGATGAGATGGTAACCGTGCCGGATTATGCAATAGGAACGGAGGGCTCTTCTATCTATTTGCGCCACGGGGAGAAGCTAACCCTTGAGCATCTGCTCTATGGCTTAATGCTTCGCTCGGGAAATGATGCAGCGGTAACGATTGCGGATCACATTGGTGGTTCGTTAGAAGGATTTGCCCGGTTAATGAATGAAAAAGTGGAATATCTGGGTCTAAGGCAAACTCACTTTACGAATCCTCATGGTTTGGATGATAGTAATCAGCATTTTTCCTCGGCGGTAGACATGGCACAAATTTCGGCTTATGCTCTGCGTAATGAGGATTTCAGAAAGATTGTATCAACCAAGGTCATGAAAATTCCGCAACACGGGGAGAAATGGGACCGTAAGCTAATCAATAAAAATAAGATGCTTAATCTCTATAACGGAGCAGATGGAGTCAAAACCGGCTATACGAAGCTAGCGAAGAGATGCCTCGTTTCTTCCGCGACAAGAGATGGAAGGCAGATCGCAGTTGTTACCTTGAATGCTCCGGACGATTGGAGTGATCATTCTCGTTTGTTGGATTACGGCTTCAAACAATTTAGTCGCACTGAAATTGTAGGCGAAAAGGAACCAGTGGATACGGACAAGGGATTAGTTACGGTCAATTCGTTCAATTATCCTCTGGCGGGTGGAGAAGAGAATAAAATTCGTAAGGTTGTTAAGATGGAAGACGGCTATAAAGAAATGCTGCCAGGCGGAGTAGCAGGGTACTTACATATCTATCTGGGTGATCAACAAATCGGACGAATTGGTTTAGTTTATTCAGGTGAAGAAAGGAGTACCTCGGGAACTGGACTGCAGGTAAGCCGTCTGAGCGAGATTCTGTCCACTCTTAAGTCGCTCATCTGGGGGGCTTATAAATGGTGAACTACATATGGCTGGGACTGATCCTTATAGGGATTGTTGTTGCAGGCATAAACGGAAAAATTGAAGTCGTCAGTGCAGCAGCCTTTGAGGGGGCTAAAACAGGAGTGACTGTCTGTTTTGGTTTAATCAGTATTCTTGCTTTTTGGTTAGGAATGATGAAAATAGCTGAAGATTCAGGATTACTAAAGAAGTTGCAAAGGCTATTAAGTCCGATTGCTCGGTTCTTGTTTCCAGACGTGCCTAGGGATCACCCTGCTATGGGTTATATCTTATCCAACATGAGTGCCAATATGTTAGGACTTGGCAACGCAGCAACACCGATGGGGATTAAGGCGATGCAAGAACTTCAAAAGCTTAGTCCCGATCCAAGAACAGCCACTCCAGCTATGTGTACGCTGCTTGCGTTAAATACCTCAAGTATTACCCTGATTCCAACCACGATCATTGCGATTCGACTTAACTATGAATCCACCAATGCAGTAGAGATTGTAGGTACGACACTTTTTGCAACGTTTGTTTCTACAGGTGTGGCTATTCTTTTTGACAAGTACTATCGTTATAGAACCCGCCGAACTCGGACGAAGGGGTGAAAGGACCTTGTACGAACTTATTAGTTATGCCTCCGTATGGGCAATACCTCTTATACTAGCCACCATATTAGTCTATGGAATGTATAAAAAGGTCCCGGTATATGAGTCTTTCACGGAAGGAGCTAAGGAAGGCTTCGGAACTGCCATTAAAATTATTCCTCATCTAGTGGGTATGCTTGTCGCTGTTTCGATCTTTCGTCAGTCTGGAGCACTGGATATGATTACATCCCTTTGCAAACCACTCTTAGACCTTCTGCATATACCGGGAGACATTCTCCCTCTTGCCCTTTTGCGACCGATCAGCGGTGCAGGGGCCTTGGCTGTAACGACTGATATTATGGCCACTCATGGACCTGATTCCTTCCTAGGAAGATTAGCATCAACCATGCAAGGCTCTACAGATACTACGCTTTATGTCTTAACCGTGTATTTTGGAGCCATTGGCATACGCAACTCCTTATACGCCCTAAAGGTTGGGCTACTTGCAGACGTTGCCGGGATTGTCGCATCCATCTTTATCGTAACGATGGTCTTTGGCGTAGTCTAACTGAAACTCAAGCCTTCGAGCGAATGGCCCAATTTTTAGCTTCAGCCCAGTTATCTGATTTCCAACGCAGAACATCGGGTCTCACGAGATGCATAATGTCTTTAAAGAACTCAAGCTGTTCTTCTTCAGATAGAGGTCTAAAATCTTTGGCAATGGCCAGATTCTTTTCGAGCTGTTCCATCGACTCCATTCCTACAATGGTTGTAGAGATGGGGAGGCCTAGTGTATAGCGGAGAGCTTTTTCATACCAAGGAACGAGCTTCCCCAGTGCCATGACCTTCATACCAATGACGGCTACTCCTTGTTCTTTGGCAGAAGGCACAAATTCGTGGAGGAAGCTGTAGATATGGTGATCCAAAGCGGATAAGGCCACTAGAACACTATCAAACGGATAGCGACGTATCGCTTCAAGTTGAACCTTGGGATTGGTATGCCCGCTAATACTGATGTGTTTAATTATTCCTTGATCCTTAGCTTCAAGCAGGGCTTCCATTGCTCCCCCTTTAGCAAATATGGCATCCAGTTCATCCATGTACATGACGTTATGGAGACGCCATTCTTCCACATGATCGGTCTGTAAACGGTTTAAGCTTTCTTCAAGTAATCTTAACGAACCGTCTCTTGTACGATCATGGGTCTTGGTGGCAATCCAGACGTCTTTTCTCCGATTTCGCAGGGCTAGTGCTTTTCCTAGTCTTTCCTCAGATTGTCCCCTAGAATAACTAGGAGCCGTGTCAAAATACGTGATACCACGGTCAATGGCTGTATTAACAATCTCAATAGCCGATTCTTCCGAGCAGTGATGCTCATCTACGATCCGTTGGGCTCCGAAGCTTAGTATGGAAAATTCGTGCTCAGTAGAACCGAACTTCTGTTTTT encodes:
- a CDS encoding nucleoside recognition domain-containing protein: MVNYIWLGLILIGIVVAGINGKIEVVSAAAFEGAKTGVTVCFGLISILAFWLGMMKIAEDSGLLKKLQRLLSPIARFLFPDVPRDHPAMGYILSNMSANMLGLGNAATPMGIKAMQELQKLSPDPRTATPAMCTLLALNTSSITLIPTTIIAIRLNYESTNAVEIVGTTLFATFVSTGVAILFDKYYRYRTRRTRTKG
- a CDS encoding spore maturation protein produces the protein MYELISYASVWAIPLILATILVYGMYKKVPVYESFTEGAKEGFGTAIKIIPHLVGMLVAVSIFRQSGALDMITSLCKPLLDLLHIPGDILPLALLRPISGAGALAVTTDIMATHGPDSFLGRLASTMQGSTDTTLYVLTVYFGAIGIRNSLYALKVGLLADVAGIVASIFIVTMVFGVV
- the scpB gene encoding SMC-Scp complex subunit ScpB; translated protein: MDRLNESKAVMEGLLFVSGDEGIDAKTIAEILEVEEASVLDMLHEMQKEFKESGRGLQIIEIAGAFQLTTLPEHAVYFERLASSPTHATLSQAALETLAIIAYKQPITRAEIEDIRGVKCEKAINTLMSKKLIQERGRAETAGRPILYGTTKEFMDYFGLKSINDLPPMPSIAVDEEVEQEVDLIFQKLKEKA
- a CDS encoding ScpA family protein, which produces MAYEVKLNTFEGPLDLLLHLIDKAEVDIYDIPITLITEQYMNYLYIMQEFQLDIASEFLVMAATLLEIKSKLLLPRKEEPAFQPMLDLEEEYDPRMELVERLLEYKKFKSLADELKHREIGRSKIFTRTPEDLTAYMSIVEENPVADVTLYDLMDALSKVFTKSGNSESKPMSRVHRDEVSVKDRMREVRDLLSMKGTIPFSKLFAESPIKAEIVTTFMAILEMMRKHEIVCEQNALFDDILISLSKGGAHRG
- the lysA gene encoding diaminopimelate decarboxylase; amino-acid sequence: MYLHGTSKINEQGHLEIGGCDTVELANKFGTPLFVYDEVLIRQKCRDFMHAFKDTGLSFQVAYASKAFMSMAMCRLVAEEGLSLDVVSGGELYTALKADFPADRIHFHGNNKTPDEIEMALDAEIGCFVVDNFYELELLHALAKDRKKKVNILLRLTPGVSAHTHEYISTGQDDSKFGFSVTKGQALEGMKQALTMEYFNVLGIHSHIGSQIFETNGFVAAVAKLSEFLFDLRQQTGYELKVLNLGGGFGIRYTNEDTPLKAGEYIQSITNEVRKQFQEAHYTLPEIWIEPGRSIVGDAGTTLYKTGSVKTIPGIRKYISVDGGMTDNIRPALYQSRYEAMLANRAGEAADDLVSVAGKCCESGDMLIWDINLPTVNSGDILAVSCTGAYGYAMANNYNRITRPAVVFVKDGNAEIVVERETYDDIVKKDRIPASMMITK
- a CDS encoding D-alanyl-D-alanine carboxypeptidase family protein is translated as MYRGKKRTAQLILFAYILSLFAIPVAEAAPSVSAQAAAVIDVESGRILYEKQGQEKMRVASLTKIMTAIVAIEEGKLDEMVTVPDYAIGTEGSSIYLRHGEKLTLEHLLYGLMLRSGNDAAVTIADHIGGSLEGFARLMNEKVEYLGLRQTHFTNPHGLDDSNQHFSSAVDMAQISAYALRNEDFRKIVSTKVMKIPQHGEKWDRKLINKNKMLNLYNGADGVKTGYTKLAKRCLVSSATRDGRQIAVVTLNAPDDWSDHSRLLDYGFKQFSRTEIVGEKEPVDTDKGLVTVNSFNYPLAGGEENKIRKVVKMEDGYKEMLPGGVAGYLHIYLGDQQIGRIGLVYSGEERSTSGTGLQVSRLSEILSTLKSLIWGAYKW
- a CDS encoding aldo/keto reductase, which gives rise to MKKQKFGSTEHEFSILSFGAQRIVDEHHCSEESAIEIVNTAIDRGITYFDTAPSYSRGQSEERLGKALALRNRRKDVWIATKTHDRTRDGSLRLLEESLNRLQTDHVEEWRLHNVMYMDELDAIFAKGGAMEALLEAKDQGIIKHISISGHTNPKVQLEAIRRYPFDSVLVALSALDHHIYSFLHEFVPSAKEQGVAVIGMKVMALGKLVPWYEKALRYTLGLPISTTIVGMESMEQLEKNLAIAKDFRPLSEEEQLEFFKDIMHLVRPDVLRWKSDNWAEAKNWAIRSKA
- a CDS encoding peptidylprolyl isomerase, with translation MSKYAVIDLEKGGQVKVELFENEAPGTVENFEKLIKEGFYNGLNFHRVIPGFVAQGGCPHGTGTGGPGYTIKCETQGNPHKHERGSLSMAHAGKNTGGSQFFIVYEPQPHLNGVHTVFGKVVEGMEYVDDIKQGDKMKEVTIVEA